In the Drosophila willistoni isolate 14030-0811.24 chromosome 3R, UCI_dwil_1.1, whole genome shotgun sequence genome, aaaacaaaaagaaacaaaatctTTAAGAAAAATCAAATGGTAAACGTTTTTACAGCAAACTAAGCAAGCAAACTGATTGTATcctaacataaaaaaaaagaagaaagaattgcaaaaaaaaacctacaaACAAATTACGACGGAACGCGGGCGAGACATCAAATGTAATGTATTATTAATATAGAAAACTAAATTACAATAGCTAGAGTTTAATTCCCTATAAATGAATTCTTAAAAGTCGAGAAATCTCAATGTAAAGACAAAACGCGCGAATCGATTCCCATAATCGAATCGATTCTCTTAGACAGCTAAGCATAGAAAAATACGATGAAATATGAACTTACCAACatttaaaatagaaagaaaacaaagaaaaagtaataaaTATTCAAGGGTATTTTGTCGGCTGTCAATTccaacaaaatataaacaaataacaaaatcaaaccattttaaattaaaacgaaaatcttccaaaaagttgcaaaactaaaaatacatatacacaacaaaaaaaactgtatttcaatgaatgaatgaatgttgTTTGCCGCCGAGATACTCTGAATAATTgcatatattctatatatatgtattatatatagtagatatatatatatatatgtatatgtgtgtgtgtgtgtcaatttcaattttccgttcatatttgtatgtacatttttatttttcaaaaaaagaaaaactcattgcataataaagttaattaaacgTTTTGCTCTTTGAGATTAATGAACGGGATGAGCTCGTTTTTAAATATCTTTATATGAAATTCCTTATCAAGAGTAGCCACATAACCGGTTAGATAGTATCGTTGATTTCGAGGTTCCCATATAATTTCTCCCACAGCACTCCAATCATTGGGATTATTGGCATTCCAGTAAGCAACTCCAAAGTCAAGGCAGATGGGTCGCAAATTGGGTCCAAATATGAAAGGTTGAACTACAGTTAATATGGCAAGTTTGTAAACTGCATCTTTTATGGTGACACTGTGAATTAtaagaacaaaaatttcagTAAAGTGTAAACAAAAAGTGTAGTCAGAATACTTACGAAGCAATATGTATTTGAGAGATGTTATGTAGAACATATCCATGCTCATCTTGGGGTGAAAATTCCTTTGTATGATTACCCTCCGCAATGGCATAGAGCAGCGGTTCCGTAGAGTTTACTTCGGGTATTGAAGACTCTTCGAAGACATGGGCGTTAGTTATTACCACATACGGTGAGAGAATGGTGACCGAGGACATGTACTTAAACTGTGGATACTTTCCACGCTGAAAGAGACTTCCTACCCAAGGAAATGTTGATTCATTAGCATCCCAAAAAATGCCACATTTGGGTATACAATTTGGTAAACTAGAATTCCCTTTCCATTTGCCATCCGATTCACAACGGAAATTAGCAGAAGTGTGTCCATTTGCACTCTCATAACCGGAAGCGCAACTAACCTTCATTTCTGTGTCTTTTAGAATAATTGGCGAGGCCTCACAGTCGATCAATTCATCAGCAGTTTTACATTCCCGCTGAAGATTCAGCTTATTTTCCAGCTTGCAAACTCGCTGACAACTTGGCCAGTAAGTATTCCAATGTGTTCCATTACACAATTTAAACTCTTCGCCAATTAATTGGTAGCCGCTCTTACATCTAACATGGACTACTCCATTCTTGCCCACAGCGGCGCCAGTTTTGTAAGTGTTCGATGTAAAGTAATCCTCCGCAATTAAAGCACCGGAATCGTCTTCAATTTTACAGAAAGACCTTAGCCATTTGGATTTCTCGGCTACTACTATTTCTGTTTCTTCTGTTTCAGAGCCAGGGTCAGTT is a window encoding:
- the LOC26529800 gene encoding modular serine protease → MIKKEVKNHYANSSWANEDNNFYCLSGKVIGLDEACNGIDNCNDNSDERYEVCARNNCEDKFRCNYGGCIDIQKRCDGSPDCWDESDENKYECASSDEIAGLYDALKGNCTGEFDFECRIGNTLGCVPMSKVCNGILDCNDGKDEDVEICSAVPCMNEAYRCSTGGCIRSDKVCDHIPDCGDGSDEMDDVCLEKKFWHKPITEEEKKPRPTSPDLTETDPGSETEETEIVVAEKSKWLRSFCKIEDDSGALIAEDYFTSNTYKTGAAVGKNGVVHVRCKSGYQLIGEEFKLCNGTHWNTYWPSCQRVCKLENKLNLQRECKTADELIDCEASPIILKDTEMKVSCASGYESANGHTSANFRCESDGKWKGNSSLPNCIPKCGIFWDANESTFPWVGSLFQRGKYPQFKYMSSVTILSPYVVITNAHVFEESSIPEVNSTEPLLYAIAEGNHTKEFSPQDEHGYVLHNISQIHIASVTIKDAVYKLAILTVVQPFIFGPNLRPICLDFGVAYWNANNPNDWSAVGEIIWEPRNQRYYLTGYVATLDKEFHIKIFKNELIPFINLKEQNV